One genomic segment of Thalassospiraceae bacterium LMO-SO8 includes these proteins:
- a CDS encoding PAS domain-containing protein, whose protein sequence is MQANRLILTGMTLHAETSEDFTFPNTIKLYEYWKLKRGERPRPRWRDINLMDIRGIVPYLCVRDVIPGEDDFLCRYWGTRLTELYGVDCTGKRISETYPPSGVRNTLEIYRKTLASERPVRLIGNLGYVEKSELNFFEGVFLRLDGDDQPDRHVIGAFQFRCELCPEDMAKLDLG, encoded by the coding sequence ATGCAGGCAAACCGGCTCATACTGACGGGCATGACCTTACATGCCGAAACATCGGAAGACTTCACGTTTCCGAATACGATCAAGCTATATGAATACTGGAAGTTGAAACGCGGTGAGCGTCCTCGCCCGCGTTGGCGGGACATCAACCTCATGGATATCCGCGGCATCGTGCCGTACCTCTGCGTGCGGGACGTCATCCCGGGCGAGGACGACTTTCTTTGCCGTTATTGGGGGACGCGGCTGACCGAGTTGTACGGCGTCGACTGCACCGGCAAGCGAATTTCCGAGACCTATCCGCCTTCGGGTGTGAGGAATACTCTGGAAATCTACCGCAAGACCCTGGCCTCCGAGCGGCCGGTGCGGTTGATCGGCAATCTGGGGTACGTGGAAAAATCCGAACTGAATTTCTTCGAGGGCGTTTTCCTGCGCCTGGACGGCGACGACCAGCCGGACCGGCACGTGATTGGGGCGTTTCAGTTCAGATGCGAGCTGTGCCCGGAGGATATGGCCAAGCTGGATCTAGGTTAG
- the hscB gene encoding Fe-S protein assembly co-chaperone HscB, with product MQARADGAARRDVKEAAQERIVEACWSCQGPVAAGDPFCPSCKAVQAPGQADHFQRLGLPRGFEIDTAALETSYFRMQRLLHPDRFATRTPKEKILSQQQATSLNDAYETLKDPLDRAVYLAHLKGLDVLKEGCNTLSDPVILMEAMEMREALAEAETAEDLTAMTKHTQGEIADCESELSGAFAADDLDQAAALITRLKYLRKLADDTRARRAELRGRG from the coding sequence GTGCAAGCGAGAGCAGACGGCGCGGCCCGACGTGATGTCAAAGAGGCCGCCCAAGAACGGATCGTCGAGGCCTGCTGGTCCTGTCAGGGGCCGGTGGCGGCGGGCGACCCTTTCTGCCCAAGCTGCAAGGCCGTGCAAGCGCCCGGTCAGGCGGATCACTTCCAACGCTTGGGCCTGCCGCGCGGGTTTGAGATCGATACGGCGGCGCTTGAGACGTCCTATTTCCGGATGCAACGCCTGCTGCACCCCGACCGCTTCGCCACCCGAACGCCCAAGGAGAAGATTCTGAGCCAGCAACAGGCGACCAGCCTCAATGATGCCTATGAAACTCTCAAGGACCCGCTGGACCGCGCCGTGTATCTGGCGCACCTGAAGGGGCTGGACGTTCTGAAGGAAGGCTGCAACACGCTGAGCGATCCGGTAATCCTGATGGAAGCCATGGAAATGCGCGAAGCCCTGGCCGAAGCGGAAACCGCCGAGGACCTGACCGCCATGACCAAGCACACCCAGGGCGAGATCGCCGACTGTGAAAGCGAACTGTCCGGCGCCTTTGCCGCGGACGACCTGGACCAGGCGGCGGCCCTGATCACGCGCCTGAAATACCTGCGCAAGCTGGCCGACGACACGCGCGCCCGCCGCGCCGAACTGCGGGGAAGGGGCTGA
- a CDS encoding ferredoxin family 2Fe-2S iron-sulfur cluster binding protein, producing MFKMTFVLPDGTPKEVDAPEGLSVLEVAHRNGIDLEGACEGSLACSTCHVIVDQSYFDKLDEPSENEEDMLDLAFGLTHTSRLGCQIVMSEDLDGLKVTLPKATRNMMVDRKV from the coding sequence ATGTTCAAGATGACCTTCGTGCTGCCCGACGGCACGCCCAAGGAAGTCGACGCGCCGGAGGGCCTGTCCGTCCTTGAGGTCGCGCACCGCAACGGCATCGACCTGGAGGGAGCTTGCGAAGGCTCTCTGGCCTGCTCGACCTGCCATGTGATCGTCGATCAGAGCTACTTCGACAAGCTGGACGAACCCAGCGAGAACGAAGAGGACATGCTCGACCTTGCCTTCGGCCTGACCCATACCTCGCGCCTCGGCTGCCAGATCGTCATGAGCGAGGACCTGGACGGCCTGAAGGTGACGCTGCCGAAGGCGACCCGCAACATGATGGTCGACCGGAAAGTTTAA
- the hscA gene encoding Fe-S protein assembly chaperone HscA encodes MALLQIHEPGETPAPHEGDATVAVGIDLGTTNCVTAVAVDGKAEVLRDEDGQALVPSVVAYAPDGSPIVGGLAKSLIAMRPDSVVSSIKRLMGRGIGDIKAVAGHLPFQVEPSEDGAAMVRINVGGRKLTPVEISGHILAALKERAEGVLDREVTRAVITVPAYFDDAARTATKDAARLAGLEVLRLVNEPTAAALAYGLDKEAEGLYAVYDLGGGTFDISLLRMEKGVFQVLATSGDAALGGDDFDHAIAEHFLKDWTGETPGAGAVKQAIAIARQVKEDLSTAEGGTWALELGGEQQSFSLDRAAFESLIAPLVARTLRICEDVLDDAEVTPDDVKGVVLVGGSTRVPLVRRKVADLFGREPLADIDPDEVVAVGAALQAEALTVGSDTLLLDVTPLSLGIETMGGLTEKIIPRNTPIPVAKAQEFTTYQDGQTAMAVHVVQGEREMVDQNRSLARFTLRGIPPMVAGAARIRVTYAVDADGLMTVSAREETTGVEQSIEVKPSYGLSEDEMSQMLYDSMKNAKEDMTQRLIAEARVEAGRAVGAVKAAMDIDGDLLEDGERAEITALLSATEAAIAGDDRDAINGAVEKLEEGTRPFAEKRMDRGIRAALRGVDVDRLDEAAHERDDVVRDYNHARKSADVGD; translated from the coding sequence ATGGCGCTGTTGCAGATTCACGAGCCCGGCGAAACCCCGGCCCCCCATGAAGGCGACGCTACCGTCGCCGTCGGCATCGACCTGGGGACGACCAATTGCGTGACCGCCGTTGCCGTCGACGGCAAGGCGGAAGTGCTGCGCGACGAGGACGGACAGGCCCTGGTGCCTTCCGTCGTCGCCTACGCGCCTGACGGCTCACCCATCGTCGGCGGGCTGGCGAAAAGCCTGATCGCCATGCGCCCGGACAGCGTCGTCAGCTCCATCAAACGCCTGATGGGCCGCGGTATCGGCGACATCAAGGCCGTGGCCGGACATTTGCCGTTCCAGGTCGAGCCGTCGGAAGACGGCGCCGCCATGGTGCGCATCAATGTCGGCGGCCGCAAGCTGACGCCGGTGGAGATTTCCGGACATATCCTGGCGGCCCTGAAGGAACGGGCCGAAGGCGTGCTCGACCGCGAGGTCACCCGCGCCGTCATCACCGTGCCCGCCTATTTCGACGACGCGGCGCGCACGGCGACCAAGGACGCGGCCCGCTTGGCGGGGCTCGAGGTTCTGCGCCTGGTCAACGAGCCGACGGCGGCGGCGCTGGCCTACGGCCTGGATAAGGAGGCCGAGGGGCTTTACGCCGTTTACGACCTGGGCGGCGGTACCTTCGATATCTCGCTGCTGCGCATGGAAAAGGGCGTGTTCCAGGTGCTGGCGACAAGCGGCGACGCGGCGCTTGGCGGCGACGATTTCGACCATGCCATCGCCGAACATTTCCTCAAGGACTGGACCGGCGAGACGCCGGGTGCCGGTGCCGTCAAGCAGGCCATCGCCATCGCCCGTCAGGTCAAGGAAGACCTGAGCACGGCCGAAGGCGGCACCTGGGCGCTGGAGCTGGGCGGCGAGCAGCAGTCGTTCTCTCTCGACCGCGCGGCTTTCGAATCCCTGATCGCCCCCCTGGTGGCGCGGACACTGCGCATCTGCGAGGACGTGCTGGACGATGCCGAGGTCACGCCGGACGACGTCAAGGGCGTGGTTCTGGTCGGTGGCTCGACCCGCGTTCCTCTGGTCCGCCGCAAGGTCGCCGACCTGTTCGGGCGCGAGCCCTTGGCCGACATCGACCCGGACGAAGTCGTTGCCGTGGGCGCGGCATTACAGGCCGAGGCATTGACCGTCGGCTCGGACACCCTGTTGCTCGATGTCACGCCATTGTCCCTTGGTATCGAGACCATGGGCGGGCTGACGGAAAAGATCATCCCCCGCAACACGCCGATCCCCGTGGCCAAGGCACAGGAATTCACGACCTATCAGGACGGCCAGACCGCCATGGCGGTGCATGTGGTCCAGGGCGAGCGGGAAATGGTCGACCAGAACCGGTCCCTGGCCCGCTTCACCCTGCGCGGCATCCCGCCCATGGTCGCGGGTGCGGCGCGTATCCGCGTGACCTACGCGGTGGACGCCGACGGTCTGATGACGGTCAGTGCCCGCGAGGAAACCACCGGGGTCGAGCAGAGCATCGAGGTCAAGCCGTCCTATGGCCTGTCCGAGGACGAGATGTCGCAGATGCTCTACGACAGCATGAAGAACGCCAAGGAAGACATGACCCAACGCCTGATCGCCGAGGCGCGGGTCGAGGCCGGGCGCGCCGTGGGCGCGGTCAAGGCGGCGATGGATATCGACGGCGACCTTCTGGAAGACGGCGAGCGCGCGGAGATCACGGCGCTTCTGTCGGCGACGGAGGCGGCGATCGCCGGCGACGACCGCGACGCCATCAACGGCGCGGTCGAGAAATTGGAAGAAGGTACCAGGCCCTTCGCCGAAAAACGCATGGACCGCGGCATTCGCGCGGCCCTGCGCGGTGTCGACGTCGACCGCCTGGATGAGGCTGCTCACGAACGGGACGATGTGGTGCGCGATTACAACCATGCGCGCAAGTCCGCCGACGTCGGCGACTGA
- a CDS encoding DUF599 domain-containing protein, translating to MSLSETMLFNTSIPLLDALALAWFLAGAALYTALADQIAWGKRPMAVVLHDYRLRWMERMLERDNRMADVQIVNSYIRSGSLFISTTLLVLAGIVALLGQIEDLRVIIHDISMAQPASRRLMEFRVFILVLVFVYAFFKFAWCLRQFNYTLVMIGAAPHAGQCDAAITTQFPPRAATILSRAQDNFNRGLRSYYFALALLPWFIHPLMLFGTTVWVLLVLYRRDFRSVTLKTLAELGAADDAAADAKAQRTPPLA from the coding sequence ATGTCGCTAAGCGAGACCATGTTGTTCAACACGTCCATTCCGTTGCTGGACGCCCTGGCGCTTGCCTGGTTTCTCGCCGGGGCGGCGCTCTATACGGCCCTCGCCGACCAGATTGCCTGGGGCAAACGGCCGATGGCGGTGGTGTTGCACGATTACCGCCTGCGCTGGATGGAACGCATGCTGGAGCGCGACAACCGCATGGCCGACGTGCAGATCGTCAATTCCTACATCCGCTCGGGCAGCCTGTTCATTTCCACGACCCTGCTGGTGCTGGCCGGGATCGTGGCCCTGCTGGGCCAGATCGAGGATCTGCGCGTCATCATTCACGACATCTCCATGGCCCAGCCGGCGTCCCGGCGGCTGATGGAGTTCCGCGTGTTCATCCTGGTGCTGGTGTTCGTTTATGCCTTCTTCAAGTTCGCGTGGTGCCTCAGGCAGTTCAACTACACCCTGGTCATGATCGGGGCGGCGCCCCATGCGGGGCAATGCGATGCGGCGATCACGACCCAGTTTCCGCCCCGCGCGGCGACGATCCTGTCCCGTGCCCAGGACAACTTCAACCGGGGCCTCCGGTCCTATTATTTCGCGTTGGCCCTGTTGCCCTGGTTCATCCATCCGCTGATGCTGTTTGGCACGACCGTCTGGGTGCTGCTGGTGCTCTACCGCCGGGATTTCCGCTCCGTGACGCTGAAGACTCTGGCGGAACTGGGCGCGGCCGACGATGCGGCGGCGGACGCGAAGGCCCAGCGCACGCCGCCGCTGGCCTAG
- the iscX gene encoding Fe-S cluster assembly protein IscX encodes MGLRWTDTVDIAIELEEAHPDADVVNLRFTDLWKWVQELPGFDDDPQKSNEKVLEAIQMAWLDERD; translated from the coding sequence ATGGGACTGCGCTGGACCGACACCGTCGACATCGCCATCGAACTGGAAGAGGCCCATCCCGACGCGGACGTGGTCAATCTGCGGTTCACGGACCTGTGGAAATGGGTTCAGGAACTGCCCGGTTTTGACGATGATCCGCAGAAATCCAACGAAAAAGTCCTGGAGGCCATCCAGATGGCCTGGCTTGACGAACGGGACTGA
- a CDS encoding ATP-binding protein, translating into MPGKNELRSLTKAALIDRVQALETELARIRAHASSQSTPPPATGRPDGHTVSALIDALERVDDGVVLYDVEDRLVFVNKAYLRHLPEDLKALYVPGAVFEDLVRAHTDRGLIDQAIGREEEFIRIRLDRHHNAMGLPAHRFSNGTWYELMEYRLLDGGILTIRRDVSEWIAVTTALRENEERFRDFAEASQDWLWEMDANLRFSYFSDRFYWASGVRPEQLLGRSRRETLWDNPDEEPWKSHIADLEAHRSFRDFIHSRVRPDGEINYLAISGKPVYDKDGVFKGYRGTGRNITKQWHADRDLALAKDAAERANRAKTEFLANMSHEFRTPLNSIIGYSELIGMGTLGPLGNEKYAEYIANIKQSGRHLLELINDVLDISLIEAGEVQFQEELFDIGAAVKACVTLMEEEAKQANITLESHLTAMPPFMGDERRLRQIVINLLSNAIKFTPDDGTVRVDLEKTAEGGLLVRVSDTGIGIAKKDREKVLSPFGQAEGPFARRFKGVGLGLPLVKNLTEMHDGTLELDSTPGKGTAVTIRFPPARLRIMESG; encoded by the coding sequence ATGCCAGGGAAGAACGAGCTCCGGAGCCTGACAAAAGCCGCGCTGATCGACAGGGTCCAGGCCCTGGAGACCGAACTTGCGCGGATTCGCGCCCATGCCAGTTCACAAAGCACTCCCCCGCCCGCCACGGGCCGCCCCGACGGGCATACCGTCTCCGCCCTGATCGACGCCCTGGAACGGGTCGATGACGGGGTCGTGCTCTATGACGTCGAGGATCGCCTGGTTTTCGTCAACAAGGCCTACCTGCGACACCTGCCCGAGGATCTAAAGGCGCTTTATGTCCCGGGTGCTGTGTTCGAGGACCTTGTCCGCGCCCATACGGACCGCGGCCTGATCGATCAGGCGATCGGCCGCGAGGAGGAATTCATCCGCATCCGTCTGGACCGCCATCACAACGCCATGGGACTGCCGGCCCATCGGTTCTCCAATGGAACCTGGTACGAACTCATGGAGTACCGCCTTCTGGACGGGGGCATCCTGACCATCCGCCGCGACGTCAGCGAATGGATCGCCGTCACCACGGCGCTGCGCGAAAACGAGGAACGGTTCCGCGATTTCGCCGAGGCGTCCCAGGACTGGCTGTGGGAGATGGACGCGAACTTGCGGTTCTCCTACTTCTCCGACCGCTTCTATTGGGCGTCCGGCGTGCGCCCGGAACAACTGCTGGGCCGGTCGCGCCGGGAAACCCTGTGGGACAACCCGGACGAGGAACCCTGGAAAAGCCATATCGCCGACCTGGAGGCCCATCGCTCGTTCCGCGACTTCATTCATTCCCGCGTGCGGCCCGACGGCGAGATCAACTATCTCGCCATCAGCGGCAAGCCCGTCTACGACAAGGACGGCGTCTTCAAGGGATACCGCGGCACGGGACGCAACATCACCAAACAATGGCACGCGGACCGTGACCTGGCCCTGGCCAAGGACGCGGCCGAACGCGCCAACCGCGCCAAGACCGAATTCCTCGCCAACATGAGTCACGAGTTTCGTACGCCGCTGAATTCGATCATCGGATATTCGGAACTTATCGGCATGGGCACTCTCGGCCCCCTGGGCAACGAGAAATATGCCGAGTATATCGCCAACATCAAACAGTCGGGCCGCCATCTGCTGGAATTGATCAACGACGTACTGGATATTTCCCTGATCGAGGCCGGCGAGGTGCAGTTCCAAGAGGAACTTTTCGACATCGGGGCCGCAGTAAAGGCCTGCGTCACCCTGATGGAGGAAGAGGCCAAACAGGCGAACATCACCCTGGAATCCCACCTGACGGCGATGCCCCCGTTCATGGGCGACGAGCGGCGGTTGCGTCAGATCGTCATCAACCTGCTGTCGAACGCGATCAAGTTCACGCCCGACGACGGCACGGTGCGGGTCGATCTTGAAAAGACCGCCGAGGGCGGCCTGCTCGTCCGGGTTTCCGATACAGGCATCGGCATCGCCAAAAAGGACCGGGAAAAGGTCCTGAGCCCCTTCGGCCAGGCCGAAGGCCCCTTTGCACGGCGCTTCAAGGGCGTCGGCCTGGGATTGCCGCTGGTCAAGAACCTGACGGAAATGCATGACGGCACGTTGGAATTGGACAGCACCCCCGGCAAGGGCACGGCGGTCACCATCCGCTTTCCGCCGGCGCGCCTTCGGATCATGGAAAGCGGCTGA
- a CDS encoding response regulator produces the protein MSDGYDFSALRILVVDDSFHMRELVRTFLEGFGIKEVTVSSDAEEAYDLVVNMDPDLIITDWNMAPVSGLEFVERIRKGANVPNRFVPIIMLTGYTEMKRVEEARDAGINSFLAKPISAASLYKRLVTSVQDKRQYVESTGGYFGPDRRSPKRREFRGKERRARE, from the coding sequence ATGAGCGACGGATACGATTTCAGCGCATTGCGGATCTTGGTGGTGGACGACAGTTTCCACATGCGGGAACTCGTGCGCACGTTCCTTGAGGGATTCGGGATCAAGGAAGTCACGGTGTCGTCGGATGCCGAGGAAGCCTATGACCTTGTGGTCAATATGGATCCGGACCTGATCATCACCGATTGGAACATGGCGCCCGTGTCGGGGCTGGAGTTCGTTGAACGTATCCGCAAGGGCGCCAACGTGCCCAATCGGTTCGTGCCGATCATCATGCTGACCGGCTACACGGAAATGAAGCGGGTCGAGGAAGCGCGCGACGCCGGCATCAATTCCTTCCTGGCCAAACCGATCTCGGCGGCGTCGCTGTACAAACGACTGGTCACGTCGGTGCAGGACAAGCGCCAGTACGTGGAATCCACGGGTGGCTATTTCGGGCCCGACCGCCGGTCGCCCAAGCGGCGGGAATTCCGCGGCAAGGAACGGCGCGCCAGAGAATAA
- a CDS encoding ABC transporter ATP-binding protein/permease: protein MRRDHADPANSPRRNDWQTIKTLAPYLWPAGEQALRLRVVLAMVFLAAAKGASVAVPYVYKQAIDALDMKGGAVIAVPVTILIAYGVARVLSQALGELRDAVFAKVAQRAIRQAGLKTFRHLHRLSLRFHLDRKTGGVSRAVERGTKGIEFLLRFMLFNVVPTLVEVVLTCGILWYLFGIWMALVAFLTIGIYIFWTLAVTEWRIQFRRTMNDTDNEANTKAIDSLLNFETVKYFGNEDHESRRFDKALARYEDAAVKSNTSLALLNIGQGAIIAVGLTAIMWMAADGVVAGTMTLGDFAMVNAYLIQLYMPLNFLGFVYREIKQSLIDMEQMFRLLDENPEVADSPGAQPLAINGGELRFEDVSFAYDARRQVLNDISFTVPAGKTVAIVGPSGSGKSTISRLLFRFYDVSGGRITIDGQDVRDLTQVSLRAAIGMVPQDTVLFNDTVFYNIAYGRPGASPAEVEGAARTAQIHDFIMALPDGYQSTVGERGLKLSGGEKQRVAIARTVLKAPAILIFDEATSALDSRTEQDIVKALKTVSKDRTTVTVAHRLSTVVDADEILVLEAGRIVERGSHPDLLKKNGRYADMWARQQQQEKAREALADDDMGISVRAAAENPAE from the coding sequence ATGCGGCGCGATCACGCGGACCCCGCCAACAGTCCCCGCCGGAACGACTGGCAAACCATCAAGACCTTGGCGCCCTACCTGTGGCCGGCCGGGGAACAGGCGCTGCGCCTGCGCGTCGTGCTCGCCATGGTTTTCCTCGCCGCGGCGAAAGGGGCCAGCGTCGCCGTTCCATACGTCTACAAACAGGCGATCGATGCCCTGGACATGAAGGGCGGCGCGGTGATCGCCGTGCCGGTCACGATCCTGATCGCCTACGGCGTCGCCCGCGTGCTGTCCCAGGCCCTGGGCGAACTGCGCGACGCCGTGTTCGCCAAGGTCGCCCAACGCGCCATCCGCCAGGCCGGGCTCAAGACCTTCCGCCACCTGCACCGGCTCAGCCTACGCTTTCACCTGGACCGCAAGACAGGCGGCGTCAGCCGCGCCGTGGAACGCGGCACCAAGGGCATCGAATTCCTGCTCCGCTTCATGCTGTTCAACGTCGTGCCGACCCTGGTCGAGGTCGTCCTGACCTGCGGCATTCTGTGGTACCTGTTCGGTATCTGGATGGCGCTGGTCGCCTTTCTGACCATCGGCATCTACATCTTCTGGACGCTGGCCGTCACGGAATGGCGCATCCAGTTCCGCCGCACCATGAACGACACCGACAACGAGGCCAACACCAAGGCCATCGACAGCCTGCTGAACTTCGAGACGGTCAAGTACTTCGGCAACGAGGATCACGAGAGCAGGCGTTTCGACAAGGCCCTGGCGCGGTACGAAGACGCGGCGGTGAAGTCCAACACCTCCCTGGCCCTGCTCAACATCGGCCAGGGCGCCATCATCGCCGTCGGCCTGACGGCGATCATGTGGATGGCGGCGGACGGCGTGGTCGCCGGTACCATGACGCTGGGCGACTTTGCCATGGTCAACGCCTACCTGATCCAGTTGTACATGCCGCTCAACTTCCTGGGCTTCGTTTACCGCGAAATCAAACAGTCGCTGATCGACATGGAACAGATGTTCCGCCTGCTTGACGAAAACCCCGAAGTCGCCGACAGCCCCGGCGCCCAGCCTCTCGCGATCAACGGCGGCGAACTGCGGTTCGAAGACGTGTCCTTCGCCTATGACGCCCGGCGCCAGGTCCTCAACGACATTTCCTTTACCGTGCCGGCGGGCAAGACCGTCGCCATCGTCGGCCCTTCGGGTTCGGGCAAGTCGACCATCTCGCGATTGTTGTTCCGGTTCTACGACGTGTCCGGTGGGCGCATCACCATCGACGGCCAGGACGTCCGCGACCTGACCCAGGTGTCCTTGCGCGCCGCCATCGGCATGGTCCCCCAGGACACGGTGCTGTTCAACGACACAGTGTTCTACAACATCGCCTACGGTCGCCCCGGCGCCAGCCCGGCCGAGGTCGAGGGCGCCGCCCGCACGGCGCAGATCCACGACTTCATCATGGCTCTGCCCGACGGCTATCAATCCACGGTCGGCGAACGGGGGTTGAAATTATCCGGCGGCGAGAAGCAGCGCGTGGCCATCGCCCGCACGGTGCTGAAGGCGCCGGCGATCCTGATCTTCGACGAAGCGACCTCGGCCCTCGACTCACGAACCGAACAGGACATCGTCAAGGCGCTGAAGACCGTGTCCAAGGACCGCACCACGGTGACCGTGGCGCATCGCCTGTCGACCGTGGTCGATGCCGACGAAATCCTCGTGCTGGAAGCCGGGCGCATCGTCGAACGCGGCAGCCACCCGGACCTGCTGAAGAAGAACGGGCGCTACGCCGACATGTGGGCCCGCCAGCAACAGCAGGAAAAGGCCCGCGAGGCCCTGGCGGACGACGACATGGGCATCAGCGTGCGCGCCGCCGCCGAAAACCCGGCGGAGTAA
- the mnmA gene encoding tRNA 2-thiouridine(34) synthase MnmA translates to MSTPVIDLGLGKDPKDCRVVVAMSGGVDSSTAAALVREAGYDVVGMTMQLYDQGEPSPGQKTCCAGKDIFDARRVADQLGFPHYVLNYESRFKDQVMDDFADTYLRGETPIPCVRCNQTVKFKDMLGQARELGADALVTGHYVRRVQGGSGSELHRAADATKDQSYFLFATTGEQLDFLRFPLGSMDKAETRAHAARLGLAVADKPESMDICFVPDGNYARIVERLRPEAHDPGDIVDQAGTVLGRHDGIIHFTVGQRKGIGIGGMGDPLYVLRLEPETRRVVVGPKAALGRESLNVHEVNWLGDGPLRAKAHRVEVKIRSMFKPVSATLFGTGDDTAAVTFDAPQNGVAPGQACVFYQGDRVLGGGWIARNTAS, encoded by the coding sequence ATGAGCACCCCCGTGATCGATCTGGGCCTGGGCAAGGATCCCAAGGACTGCCGCGTCGTCGTCGCCATGTCAGGCGGCGTCGATAGCTCGACCGCGGCCGCGCTCGTCCGGGAAGCAGGCTATGACGTGGTCGGCATGACCATGCAGCTTTACGATCAGGGCGAACCCAGCCCGGGGCAGAAGACCTGCTGTGCCGGTAAGGACATCTTCGACGCACGGCGCGTCGCCGACCAATTGGGCTTTCCCCATTACGTCCTGAACTATGAAAGCCGGTTCAAGGACCAGGTCATGGACGACTTCGCCGATACATACCTGCGCGGCGAAACCCCCATTCCCTGCGTGCGTTGCAATCAGACGGTGAAGTTCAAGGACATGCTGGGCCAGGCCCGCGAACTGGGCGCCGACGCCCTGGTGACCGGCCATTACGTGCGCCGTGTGCAGGGGGGCTCCGGCTCGGAACTGCACCGCGCCGCCGACGCCACGAAAGACCAGAGCTATTTCCTGTTCGCGACCACGGGCGAACAACTCGATTTCCTGCGCTTTCCCCTAGGGTCGATGGACAAGGCGGAAACCCGCGCCCATGCGGCGCGCCTAGGGCTTGCCGTGGCCGACAAGCCGGAAAGCATGGACATCTGCTTCGTGCCCGACGGCAATTATGCGCGCATCGTCGAGCGCCTGCGCCCGGAAGCCCATGACCCCGGCGACATCGTCGATCAGGCGGGCACCGTGTTGGGCCGCCACGACGGCATCATCCATTTCACCGTCGGCCAGCGTAAGGGCATCGGCATCGGCGGGATGGGCGACCCGCTTTACGTGCTTCGGCTGGAGCCCGAAACCCGGCGCGTTGTTGTCGGGCCCAAGGCGGCATTGGGCCGCGAGAGCCTGAACGTGCACGAGGTCAATTGGCTGGGCGACGGCCCGCTGCGAGCCAAGGCGCATCGGGTCGAGGTCAAGATCAGGTCGATGTTCAAGCCGGTGTCCGCCACCTTGTTCGGCACCGGCGACGATACCGCCGCCGTGACCTTCGATGCGCCCCAGAACGGCGTCGCGCCCGGCCAGGCCTGCGTGTTCTATCAGGGCGACCGGGTGCTTGGCGGCGGCTGGATCGCGCGGAACACGGCTTCTTAG
- a CDS encoding sulfite exporter TauE/SafE family protein — MGILELTILAGALAGGFVSGLTGFGTGLTALAVWLTVIEPAVAAPLVVICSLISQFFTLPAIWHAISWPRVLPFIVGGVVGVPLGTMILPMVSVEGFKLFFAIFLVLYCAFTLAQRSAPKLAWGGKLANGIVGLGGGVLGGLTGLSGPLPTIWATLRGWSKDEKRGVFQGYNTAILLLAVVTQAIGGFMTLEVGRVALIAFPATVAGSWIGRKIYNRLGDSSFNQIVLALLMFSGLSMIVAIVWLG, encoded by the coding sequence ATGGGCATTCTGGAACTCACCATCCTGGCCGGCGCGCTTGCGGGCGGCTTCGTATCGGGGCTGACCGGGTTCGGAACCGGCCTGACGGCGCTGGCGGTCTGGCTGACGGTGATCGAGCCGGCGGTGGCCGCCCCTCTGGTCGTGATCTGCTCGCTGATCTCCCAGTTCTTCACCCTGCCCGCGATCTGGCATGCCATTTCCTGGCCCCGGGTTCTGCCGTTCATCGTCGGCGGCGTGGTCGGCGTGCCGCTCGGCACGATGATCCTGCCGATGGTTTCGGTCGAAGGTTTCAAGCTGTTCTTCGCGATTTTCCTGGTCCTCTATTGCGCCTTCACCCTGGCCCAGCGGTCCGCGCCCAAGCTGGCCTGGGGCGGCAAACTGGCCAACGGTATCGTCGGCCTGGGCGGCGGGGTGTTGGGTGGCCTGACCGGCCTTTCGGGACCGCTGCCGACCATCTGGGCGACCTTGCGCGGCTGGTCCAAGGACGAAAAGCGCGGCGTGTTCCAAGGCTACAACACGGCCATTCTGTTGCTTGCCGTGGTTACCCAGGCGATCGGCGGCTTCATGACGCTGGAAGTCGGGCGGGTGGCCCTGATCGCCTTCCCGGCCACCGTCGCCGGTTCCTGGATCGGGCGCAAAATCTACAATCGCCTGGGCGACAGTTCGTTCAACCAGATCGTCCTGGCGCTGTTGATGTTTTCCGGCCTGTCGATGATCGTCGCCATCGTCTGGCTGGGCTGA